Proteins encoded in a region of the Trypanosoma brucei gambiense DAL972 chromosome 6, complete sequence genome:
- a CDS encoding 60S acidic ribosomal protein P2, putative, giving the protein MKYLAAYALISLSGKTPSKADVEAVLKAAGVPVDSSRVEELLSEVEGKDFDALCAEGKAKLVGGVTAGGAAPSGGAAAPAAAASAPAAAAAEAEEEDDDDMGFGLFD; this is encoded by the coding sequence ATGAAGTACCTGGCCGCTTACGCCCTAATCAGTCTCTCCGGGAAGACACCCTCGAAGGCTGATGTGGAAGCAGTCCTGAAAGCTGCTGGTGTCCCTGTCGACTCTTCTCGCGTTGAGGAGCTTCTTTCCGAAGTTGAAGGAAAAGACTTCGATGCCCTCTGTGCTGAGGGTAAGGCAAAACTTGTTGGAGGAGTCACCGCCGGTGGAGCGGCCCCTTCAGGTGGTGCTGCCGCTCCCGCGGCTGCTGCTAGCGCCCctgctgcagctgctgccGAAGCTGAGGAAGAAGACGATGACGATATGGGTTTCGGGCTCTTTGACTAG